The Eubalaena glacialis isolate mEubGla1 chromosome 3, mEubGla1.1.hap2.+ XY, whole genome shotgun sequence nucleotide sequence GAGGTAATGGCAGGATATCTAAGGGGACAGACAGATCGTCTAGGCATTTGAAAATTCAGGTCTTAAGCTTCAGCACAGGTGGTAGGCAAGACATTGGaggagaatttttaaagaagagagcGCAGCCCACATTGAGTCAGCGCATGTTCATGTTTGTTGTACTGAATTGACCACCAAACAGCTGTGAAAACCTAACCGAAGTTCAAGAGGAGGAATTTATATGGCCCCATTAGCGTGGTGAGGCGGTATCCTCCTCCAGCACCATTTGGAAGctttggaacagaaaaaggggaCAGCGGGCCTTGGGTGGTGAAGGGAACTGACCGTGAGATCCAGGCTGAATGAGGAGGTGTGTGAAGCCAGAATGGAGACAAACCAGGAGTGGCTGACCCGCAGCTACAGGGGTGGAGGTAGAAACACAGGGAAGTTGCCGGCTGAGAAGAGCAGGGCAGGAGTCCGCAAACTGCGGCCCGTGGGCCAAGTGCAGCCTTCCCCTTGGTTTTGTAAAGGAAGTTTTACATTttgcctgtggctgcttttgtgctacagttGAATGCCCCtccggccctttacagaaaaagttcacTGACCCTGGAAAAGTTTCAGGGTTTGAGGTTTGATAGTGGTCCGGCTCAAGTAACAGTGAGATTGAATGAGGAGCCGCACAAACCACTTATGTGGCTGAAAGGTGGAGGTGGCCATCACTGGAGCCGCACTAAGGAGATGTGCAGCGAGCATGCCGTGAGCTTGACCAGCAAGAGTGCTAAAATCCCCTCATGGTGAcggggggcaggggttggggagtAGAAGGCTGAAGTTATTGAAGAAAGGGACGCAGCTGCCTGCAGGTCCCTGTAGCCTTCAGGAGAATCAGACAAGGGGGATGTGAGCCTGAGGAATCATTGTTCCTAGATATGCAAGCCCCCGGGACGGGCAGCAAGGTATTGACTGACACCCCCAGGGTCCCTTTTGTCCTTAGAAAAAAGGCACATGGTTCTCGTCCTTCAGTGTGGTGCCCAGGCTTGGAAGGGACACTGGGCACTTCTACCCAAACCAGCAGGCTCCCCTGGCTGTGCAGAGTTGGCAGCGTCTCTTCCTGGATACCTCGGCCCTAGCCTCCCACACCCCCTTAGCTACTTCCCAATAGCTGCTTCCACAGCGTGTCTTCAGAACCCGGTTCTGTAGGCCACAAGCTACGCCATCTTCTCTCAGACCGCCACCTGTTTACCAGAACGGCGAGCACTGTGACTCTATACGTCTTGCTTCCTGCTCTTCCATCTCTTCCCTCTGTCGGGTCCACAGGTAGTACTTATGAGGTGGGCGGGCCACCCTAGCTAGGTCACAAGCCCACGTCTCACTTGCCTTCTCAGCTTATTAGGAATCAGGTGCGACCCTCACACCCACCccaggcaggggggagggacAGGCTCGCTGCTGCAGTCCCAATTCActttcttttccatcttcttgTTCTGCAGGGGTGTTCCCTCAACAGATACCAAACCCATCCCGTTCAAGGCTATGAGCACAGCAAGCTCAGACACCAGCAGCCAGGGCTGGGATCTTATCCTAATAGTTTCCAGCTCCAGCAAATAGAGTTTCTCAAGGGGCAACTCCCAGAAGCACCCCTAATTGGAAAACAGGCACCATCACTGCCACTGTTCCTCCCTGGACTCAGGCTAGGGTTTCCAGGACCACCTGCCAGAGGTGGGTACTTTGAGATCCCGGGTGTCCCCAGGGGCGTGCCTCTCAGAAGTCAGGTGCTCCCAAGAGGGTTCCAGCATCCTTTCCCACGTGGCCACGTTCGGCCATGGAGCGGTGTTGATAGGCTCTCCGCACGTTTCCGGGAACTGACTATCAGCCAGGATCAGGAACAAAGGATCTTAGAGCGCTTGGAGGAGCTTGGGGAAGGGAAGGCCACCACAGCGCATGATCTGGCCGGGAAGCTCCAAGCCCAAAAGAAGGAAATCAATCAAGTTTTATACTCTCTGGCAAAGAAGGGTAAGCTGCATCGGGAGGCAGGAACGCCCCCTTTGTGGAGACTTTCAGTTCCGGTTCAGGCTTGGAACCAGCCCAGCCAAGTAGCGAGAGCAGACAGTCATAGCCGGGGAGCTCCAAGCTCAGACTTCAGTTTGGAAACTGAAGACAGAAGCTTCACATCTGGCTTGGAAGATCCTTCTGAGCCTCTCGACATGGCTGAGATCAAGGAAAGGATCTGCGATTACCTGTTTAATGTGTCCAGCTCCTCTGCCCTGAATTTGGCTAAAAACATTGGCTTCACCAAGGCCCGAGATGTGACTGCCATGCTGATTGACTTGGAAAGGCAGGGGGACGTCTACAGGCAAGGGACGACCCCTCCCATATGGCATTTGACCGATAAGAAGCGGGAGAGGATACAGATCAAGAGAAACACGAACAACGTTCCGGAAACCACTCAAGCTGCTATCCAGGAGACTAGAAAAATCGCAGAGCTCCCCACCTGCAACTTACCTGCGTCAGATGCCTCAAACAGCATGGTCACCACAGAAAAAGTGGAGAACGGGCAGGAACCCGTCGTAAAGTTAGAAACTAGGCAAGAGGTCACACCAGAACCAATAAAACTGAAACCGAAACCACCTGTTCATGACAATGGCCCCTCCAAAACAGGGTATGTTGACTTTGAAAATGGCCAGTGGGCCACAGATGACATCCCAGATGACTTGAATAGTATCCACGCGGCACCAGGTGAGTTTCGAGCCATCATGGAGATGCCCTCCTTCTACAGTCATGGCTTACCACGGTGTTCACCCTACAAGAAACTGGCAGAGTGTCAGCTGAAGAACCCCATCAGCGGCCTGTTAGAATATGCTCAGTTCGCTAGTCAGACCTGTGAGTTCAACCTGATAGAGCAGAGTGGACCACCCCATGAACCTCGGTAAGAGACCACCCAGGATTTGTGCCTACGGTTGGGGTCAGGCGCTCTTGCTCCTGATGGAGTCTTGGCTGACTCGTGAGCAGTGCCAGTTGGTGGCCCctgtcttttccctcttttttctgcCTGTGGGCTGAATCACCCTTGTCTGGCCCTTCCTCCACATCTTGAGCAGGGAATGTAGACCTCAGCCCAGCCAAAATCTTGGCTGAGCAAGGGGGAGGTTGGCAGCCTTGGCTAAAATGAAGCTTCTTTGGAGATGATTAGCTGCCGTGCATCAGTGTTACGCCTGCCTCCTAAGGCCAGAGGTAATGAAGACTTGACACCCTTCCCGCCCCCTTCCATGTGCCGTCCTCCCTCCGCCCGAGCTGAGTCCCCCAGGGGGTGCAGGAACAGGTGGGTAGCGGCAGGCTGCACACAGAGAGCAAGGGTGGGTTGTGCTGCTAAGTAGCAGCGGGTCCAAACcgtacctccccacccccctcctgcTCAGCTCCCGTAGGGAAAGGATGCTGTAGAGTGCACGGCTGCCTGCCTGTTGAAGGTGGTGGTTCTAATTTTACACACCGCCTCTGCACAGATGGGTGGGCTAGCACTTGCTGCTGCTCCTAAGCTGTGAAATCAGAAATTACCTCACTCAGACAGCTGGCCCAGCCCTGCACCATAGGCTCTTCCAAGCCAGCGGACAGATTGAGGAAGACAGGTGGGCCCAGGAGCTGCTGCAGGGCCTAGCGGAGAGCTGAAACCACTGAAGCTGAGTGACCGCACGCCAGTGAGGCCAGCAGAGAATCCCACTAACCTTTACATTAACCGTAGGCTGGTGTCTGAGGGTAAGGATTCCCAGCGGTGACCCTTCCTCCTTATCCTGACCGTCTTCATGACACTGAGATGGCATTGCAGGAGAGCTGTTAAGAAGAGGGGGTGCGTCTGTCCAGAAGCTGACAGGGCCAGGACTGGTGTGCTTTTGTCTGGGGTAGAGACTGGATGGCCgtcattctctttcttctcccaccatccccctccccagagTTGGGGAACAGCAGTGGGTTTTGTGGTTAACCTTTCTTTGGACTCCAGCTATAAGAAACATTGATGCCATGCTCAAATATTTCAGAAGACCCAGGAAATAAGAAATTTGACCTACCTTTCTAAATGAAATCCCAGATTGAGCAAAGAGCTGAACAAATATGAAAGCTTGAACAGAGACGGTCTAAGCTAAGTCCAGAGGCTTAGAACAAATGCTTTTTGGTTCTCTGCATAACAAGGGGAAATTCCTTTCATCTCAGGCATCAGACAAATAGAGCTGTAGGATGACTCAAAAGAAACCGTGAGAGTGGTGTATCTCTGAGGGTAGGTTGGGGACGAAAATAGGCCCCCAAAAGGGGCAGGTATCTGATCCCTGTAGGTGTCTGGGGAGTGTGAGACTGCGCTGTAAGAAGCCTTCGCTTTCCTTAGGAGCTGCCCTTGAGGTGGCCAAGTCTACCACCATTGCTTTAGGGTAAAGGCTCTTTGGTTGCTAACAAGACTGTAATGGTGATTTTAGCTCATCATTTTTTGTACAGACTTGATCTTAATTCATTGCTAAAAGATAGTGGGTTTCCCTTGAGCTAGTTTCCTATCACCTGTGGCTATGTTTGCTCTAATGAGCTTGGAGAGAGAGTCActggctgctttgtttccaaaaaAATAGGAACAGGCTGAGCCTCCAAAGGGACAGGAGTTCCTTGGCCTACCCTCCATCTCCTTCACAAGTCAACAAGCCCCTTAGTGTAGCAGGAAATTTCAGGGTGAAGATCTCTTTGGAGAGGGCAGAAGGGATGGCCTAGACTAGTGTTCACACATCTAATCACTTTCCATCAAGATTTAAATTCCAAGTTGTCATCAGTGGCCGAGAGTTTCCCCCAGCTGAAGCTGGCAGCAAGAAAGTGGCCAAGCAGGATGCAGCTATGAAAGCCATGACAATTCTGCTTGAGGAAGCTAAAGCCAAAGACAGTGGAAGATCAGAAGAATCATACTACTGTTCCTCGAAGAAAGAATCAGAGAAGGTAGGTGTCCTGCCCTCTGGGAGGACATCAGTTCACTCTCCAAGTCTGAAGTATCAGAACTTCATCTGACCCTCTTGAAACAATCTCAGCTTACCCAACCCACTGTCTCAGAGTCAGCTTCCCACTCTCCCCTCTACCCTGCCTCACCAGCCCACCTTTCCTCTTCTCATACCCAGCTCCCCTTCTAGTGCCCCCTCCCAAGCTAACTGGAATTGCAGAATTTCAGGGTTGAAAGAGACGTTAAAAATTATTGAATCCGGTCTCCTCTCTTGGCAGATAAGAAATGAGACGAAGAACATTTAAGTAACTACTGTTTCCTGCAAGGCCTAGAAAACCCATCCCCACAACCCTCTTCCTTTAGAAAGCCAGCCCCAAACATGCAGTTGACCGAAAGAAATTCTCCCATCCCCATTCCCTCTGCTGTGATGGAATAGCCAGTGTTTtctcagtttgtttttgtttttgtttttgtttttttgtctctcATTTTCTCCAGACTGCAGAGTCCCAGACTACCACCCCTTCAGCAACATCCTTCCTTTCTGGGAAGAACCCCGTCACTACATTGCTTGAGTGTGTGCACAAGTTGGGGAGCTCCTGTGAATTCCGCCTCCTATCCAGAGAAGGCCCTGCCCATGACCCCAAGTACATCTCTTGTATCATGTATCTCTGCTGAGGTTTtctcaaaaaagagagagatacattttcttctttgcctCCTCAGAGATGGCAGATTATTTCACTGAGCAATCACTCCTGTTTTCAATATGGAAAATGGGGGGCCTTGAGAGCATGGTTGCTGCTTGTGGAGCAGAGAATCTGGGATTAGGAGTTCAAAGGGCAAAGCAGGGACCAAGCACAAGGGAGATACACGGCTTGGAGGTTACTGGTGGTGGGACTAAAAGGTGCAAGACCTGGGCGTACCTGAGAAGCTCTCTGCTCTGAGGCTCTGCAGACTTACATGTTCAAGAGAAGggttcctggaggaggtgaaatTAGGTTGATGCTTAAAAATGTTGAATAGGGGTCAGCCAGGCTAAGAGAgactgggggcaggaggagggtgaAAGGCACCGGCTCTTCAAGGCAGAAGTGACTGCGTGAGCCAAGGCACAGAGGCGATGTGTGCAAGGAAATTACAAGTCGTAAAGGATGACAACCTGACAAAGGCTAGGTAAAGCTCTTCCATCAAAACCAGTTTAATCCTCTCCTTTCATCTCCTGTCAGGTTCCAGTACTGCGTTGCAATGGGAGCCCATACTTTCCCCACTGCCAGTGCCCCCAGCAAGAAGGTGGCAAAGCAGATGGCTGCAGAGGAAGCCATGAAGGCCCTGCAAGGGGAGGCGACCAGCTCAACATCTTCTGATGACCAGGTGGGGCCATTTTCTACTCAAAAGATACAGGTCATTTTTAGCAACTGAGCGGCTTAGGATTGCCCATGAGCCCCTCCGAGTTTCCGTTAAGTGTTTATGATTCCTCTTTGGCTGATTCTCCTTCAGCCCGGAAGTATGAACACGGAATCATTTGATAACTTGGAATCGGTGATGCCCACCAAGGTCAGGAGGATTAGCGAGCTCGTCAGATACCTGAACACCAACCCCGTGGGCGGCCTGTTAGAGTACGCCCGCTCCCATGGCTTTGCTGCTGAGTTCAAGTTGGTCGACCAGTCCGGACCTCCTCACGAGCCCAAGTGAGTGTTCCTGTCCTGGCTACAGCCGTGTGTCACAGAGTGGGAACAGCTTATAACCCAGGGAAAGAAAGGATGTGCATTAGCTGTGAATGACAGGAGGGGCATGTTGAGGGAGCCCTGTCCCCAGGGCCTCCGAGAAGACACTAGATCAGCCATCTTGAGAAGACAGCCACTCTTCCAGTGAGCGTgagcctttttaatttttttaaactaattttatatGTACATAGAAAATCATTCAAGCTGATTGAAAAAATGTGCAACGAAAAGTCTCATTTCTATCTCAGACTTCTAGTTTCCCTCACCAGATTCATACACTATTACCAGTTTCTTGAGTCCTTCTAGAAATTTCCATGCACATATTAGCacgttttcctttctctttgttttttatttttattttatttatttatttattttataaatttatttatatatttttggctgtgttgggtcttcgttgctgcgcacgggctttctctagttgtggtgagcgggggctactcttcgttgcggtgcgtgggcttctcattgtcgtggcttctcttgttgcagagcacaggctctaggcacacaggcttcagtagttgtggcacgtgggctcagtaattgtggctcgtaggctctagagcacaggctctgtagttgtggctcatgggcttagttgctccgcggcatgtgggatcttcccggaccagggctcgaacccatgtcccctgcattggcaggcagattcttaaccactgcgccaccagggaaactctctctttgttttttaaagttaagtatATATCATAATCTTCTGTTCTACCCCTTGACTCCTTTACTTACCAGTGTGTCTTAGAGGTCATTACAAATAAGCATGTATATATCTACCACATAATGCTTCATTGAATAGAtacttacaatttttaaattgctttatcAAACAAGAGATGTAAAAGGTCTTCTTAAAGTGGACACCCAACTACTTACCACCTAGTTTAAGAAGGAAAATGTTGTTATATCTGTTTGAAGCCCCACCATGcgtaatttatttaactaactTCCAGTGACATTCAGGTTGGTTTTGGTCTTACTCTTAGAATCACTCctgcagtgaacatccttgtacTGTATGTCTTTGCTTACATGTACAAACTTGTCTGTAGTATAAATtttcaggagtggaatttctgggccaTGAGTCATGTACATTggtttttaagggttttttttaataggtaatagatgatgcaaaataaaaaatattattgaaaaataaaaatataaaaagctcatTCTCACTTTGACCCAGCTCTTacctacacacagacacacacacacacacacacacacaccaacgtGTAGTAACTTTACATTATTATACATCCTTCCACAGTATCTTTATACAAATACAAGCAATTATATTCCCCCCTTTTGTTACACAGAAATACATATATGCATTGATTTCTAGCTTGCTTTTTACACATAAAAGTATTATCTTAGAAAATTTTTCATGTAACTTTATATTCTTTCTATATAACTACAAAGTATAGTGTTCCAGTGTACGGCGTTTatcatgatttatttaaccagtccctaCTGATGAatacttggattgtttccaaacTTTTGGTATTATAAATAAGGCTGCAATGAATAACATGTATacgtgcatttaaaattttggtaaatTTTGCCAAACTTTCCTCCAGTGAAATTATACCAGTTTCTGCTTCCACCAACGATGTATAAAGAATCTCTTCCTCTACACCGTGAGCATTCTAAAATGCGAAAAATAGTATCTCAATGTAGTGCAAAGACTAGTCTAcattaagatattttttattattattattattatttaccacattaatagGTCAAAGGAGAAacaccacatgatcatctccaaAGATTCCAAAAAGGTGTGTagtaaaattcagcatccattcagATTAAGAAACCAAGctgttaagaaaatagaaattattgaATACATCCTTCACATGATAAAAATACAAGTCTGAAGTCCAAAGTCAGCAGCTTACTTATTATTGAACCTAGAACTGTTCCCATTAAAGTCAGGAGGAAGATGTGGATGCCACTGTCATCGTCATTTAATATCATTCTGGAATTACCAGCTAATGCAATCAGTTTAGAGAAAGAAGTAAGTGtaaagagaggaaaggggaggtaAAGttatcattatttgcagatgatatgatagtaTACCTGGAATAttcatgagaaaactgaagaaatgTTAGAGACAAAGGAGAATTTAGGAGAGCAGGGGACTACAAAGTGATGTATAAGAGTCAAGAACTTGTCTGTATACAGTAATAAGCAGTTAGAAAACGTAGTAGAGAATACCCTATTTGCAACGTCAACTAAAAAGATAAGTGACCCAGGTGCATTCCTAGTAGGGAATATGTAGGCTCCACATTAAGTAAAATGTCAAAACCCGAGGGACCATCTCCCCTATCCCCTTCACCCCCTTCAGCCAAACCATCCTTAAGTTCTGCTTATTGAACCTACAATTTCTGTCCCAgatcccttcctcctctttccgCCTCCAGTGTCGGCACTCTCAGGTAAGCCACTGTCTTCTCTCACCTAAACCAGGCAGTAGTCTCCTGGTCTCcctactttatttattcattcaacagatatttatagaGGACATTGTATTTGTTAGAACAGGAGTCAGACATCAATCAATAATCATGTAAAGAAATGTAAGATCTCATACTTGATATGTATTATAAAGAGCTCGAGTTGCATGATGCAGTGAGAATCTACATAGCATGACTTGACTCAgtaaggagaggggagagggcttccctgagaAGTGAAGCCTAAGCTGAGATCTCAGGGATGATCAAGAGAGAGGGAGGGTTCTAGGCAAAGGAGATAGTACCCCCAAGTCCACAGAGCTGGTAAAGGGCTGCAGGAAGGCCAGTATGGGTGGAGCAGAGAGCACAGTGGAGGCCTGATGCTAGGTGAGACTGGAGGGTCTTGTGGGCCATGTTATGCTCCAGCCACACAAGCAGTGGAGAGAcattgaagggttttaagtaAGGGAGTGTcacttgccccccacccccacttttgtCCTCTtcctggcagtttttttttttggccgtgccgtgcaacatgtgggatcttagttccccaaccagggatcaaacctgtggcccctgcattgggagcgcagagtgttaaccactggaccgccagggaagtgccTGGCATTTTTCctactatatttttttttttttttaagttttttttttttggctgtgttgggtctttgtttctgtgcgacggctttctctagttgcggcaagtgggggccactcttcatcgcggtgcgcgggcctctcactatcgtggcctctcttgttgcggagcacaggctccagatgcgcaggctcagtagttgtggctcacgggcctagttgctccgcggcatgtgggatcttcccagaccagggctcgaacccgtgtcccctgcattagcaggaagattttcaaccactgcgccaccaggaaagccctctaCTATATTTTTGTACTACATTTTCTCTCCTACTCTAAGAAAATCATTTCAGACCTTTGCCTCTTTCTTCAAATTTCCACAAAACCCCTCTTTCTCACTCTGATGACCTTACTTCACACCTAATTGAGAAATTAGCAATAACCAAATGACAAACACCTTACCTTCCCATCACCAAATCCACCTTCCTACCTCGTCTGTATATTACATCTGTACCAGTATGCAGGAAGcatccctcctcccatccctgtGCCCTGGATCCCTTCCCTCTCGTCCTCTCCTTCAGTTATCTCCCTCTCTCATCATCAGTTGCTCCCTCTGTTGGATCATTCCCATCAGCCTACAAACATGCCCGTGCCCATCTTCTAAAGACCTTCCATTGACCCCACATCTCCCCCCAGGTACCACCTCATCTTTCTGCTCCCCTCACAGTCAGACCTCTCAAAAGAATTGTTTGTAGTCAATGTCTTCATTGTCTTCACTTCCTTAATTCATTCCAATTGGGCTCTTGTCCCCAGCATTCCACTAAAAAGGCTAACCACTTGCCATATGtggttactgagcacttgaaatgcagctgtgtgactgaggaactgaattatTAGTTGTATTGAATTTTAATTAGAGTTAATAGCCTCGTGTGGCCAGTGGCTATCATACTGGACCATGCAGCTCTAATGGATTCTAGTTGCACAATtaacaaactttattttatatatatacatatatatatatttgtatgtatgtgtatgcatatatggaTGTATGTCTATATCTTTGTGCATAAGAGTTCATACTCTTTTCAAACACATAGAACACTCATGAAATTCTCCTGGATCCCTCAGGTCAAGATCCTACATGGTTTGGCCCCCATCCCCTCtcttcaacatcttttcatgccGCTCTCCTTTTACTTCACTGAACTTTAACCCACTGGCCTGCACAAACCAGTCAGCATCATCAAAGAAAGAGGCAAAGGCATTCAGCTACTTAGGATAAGCAAGGAATAGTGAGAAGCTCAGTAAGGCTGAACATAAAGATTGATTCCTTTCACTGCCTGAGCTGATTGATAAATCTTGATACTGAAACCTTTGTTGTATGCAGTTGGATTATCCAAAGCTGGGTTCCCCAAAGCAGATTAGGATCTGGTTAAAAGCTAGTATTCTTGAAACCTTGTCTGGTTGCTGCCCGGGCTGTTTTGCTCCATCATgttctgatgtgtttgtggagATCCCCagccaggaagggaggggaacaGCAGGGCCCCCCAACAGCACTGCCTGCTTCCCTGCTCCACCAGTGCCCAGGGTACACTCCACTCCCCTTAGCCATCACAAGGCCTCCAGGAATCAAAAAATAACTCCTCATAAAGGTGTGGTTCCCTGAGCTAAGGCTGACCTTGACTCTCTGACTTCTCCAGGTTAAGTCCTCTTGAGCTAATCAGGAAATGAACGAAGAAATGGAGTCAGGTACTTAAAAAATCAGACAGAGCATTAAAAAAGTGATGCAAGCAGGGAGAAAGTCATTCCCTTCTCATTTTTGCTTTAGTTAAGAAGAAAGTCCACATGTGGTGTTAGTATTTCTTTAAACCCTCCCTAGTACTTGCTAAACTATGATAAAAGACAGGCCTAGAGCCTTTACAAGCAATAGTGTCTTGTCagaatttaaaacatgatttttatcaTAGACAGTTTTACAGCCACCTTCAGTTTATGGCAAGTGATACTCATCTTCCATTTACAGTAGTGATATGAAGTGTCCTTTTAAAACgtgtttacatttaaaaagagtcaacttagagaaaaatattaagtagtaATGCTCCAAGTGATATCTGGATCTAGCGGAAATCACACTGTGATTCATGAATATCCAAAGTCTGGGAAATGCTGCCTTAGGAACAGAGCTGTCAAGAGTGATGGGGCCACGTGTTGGCAAGACTGGCCACATCTTGAGCGAAACCAGCCCTTTTCTGGAGCAGCTGTCGGGGTAAGGTGCTTGTCTTTATTCCCTGCTTCTCATCCCCAAGGTTCGTTTACCAAGCAAAAGTTGGGGGTCGCTGGTTCCCAGCCGTCTGCGCACACAGCAAGAAGCAAGGCAAGCAGGAAGCAGCAGATGCGGCCCTCCGCGTATTGATTGGGGAGGACGAGAAGGCAGAGCGCATGGGTTTCACAGAGGTAACCCCAGTGACAGGGGCCAGTCTCAGAAGAACTATGCTCCTCCTCTCAAGGTCCCCAGAAGCACAGCCAAAGACAGTTAAGACGTCTACTTTTGGTGCTATCTTTTTTGGGGGTCCTGCTAACTCCTGTCTGGGTGGAGTCAGCTCTTAACTTGCTATCATGTGAACTATTCCTAGGCTTTAATATTAGACTCAGTAGAACCTAGAACTGAGACACTAGACGTGAGAGGGGGAAAGATGACCCACCAGTCCAGTAGAACTCGACCTCCCTGCCCACTCTGAAACATGGTGGACGCAGATGAGGCTCAGTGGCCCTGACATGGCCTCCTGTCCCCACAGCTTCCTCTCACAGGCAGCACCTTCCACGACCAGATAGCCATGCTGAGCCACCGGTGCTTCAATGCTCTCACCAACAGTTTCCAGCCCTCCTTGCTTGGCCGCAAGATCCTGGCTGCCATCATCATGAAGAAAGACTCTGAAGACCTGGGTGTCGTGGTCAGCTTGGGGACAGGTAAGTAGGTTCTGAAATGTGTCCCAACTCTCCACCCCCCGCAGTGACTGGAAGCACCTCCTCATTCTCTCCTGGGGTCCTGTGTGGGTGAACTTAAGGCAGAGAGAAGACTcttcttatatttcattttagCTACAGTTAATTCAGAGCAGGGAATGAATTCTCATTTCCTAGTGAAAAGAATACAGGAGTCAGGATCTGATAAATTGAGGTTGTTTCTGCCTTCAAGCTTTAAGAACCAACAGCCTCTACCCTATTCATCAtcattttcctttggaaatttCACATTTGCTTTAACTGCCTTCCCAGGGAATCGCTGTGTGAAAGGAGATTCTCTAAGCCTAAAGGGAGAAACCGTCAATGACTGCCACGCAGAGATCATCTCCCGGAGAGGCTTCATCAGGTGAGTGAGATCGCAGGGCGTGGCGGCTCTGACACCCACCTGACGGGCAGGTCCTCGACCCTGCAGTGTCAGCCTTTGCCTCACCTGTCCATTTGAACCTGTCTTACAGAATCAGTCCCTTCTGTGACCCAGCTGCATGCCCCTACTCAGCCTGCTGTTTAAGAGCTCTTTTTCTGCTAACTCTGCTTCAAGCCCTTTTTTAAAAGCACACAATGACCTCTTGATCTTCAGTGCTGTAGGGATGAGGAAGCCTTCCATCTCCATTTGAGGACCTACAAACA carries:
- the ADAR gene encoding double-stranded RNA-specific adenosine deaminase isoform X9; its protein translation is MAEIKERICDYLFNVSSSSALNLAKNIGFTKARDVTAMLIDLERQGDVYRQGTTPPIWHLTDKKRERIQIKRNTNNVPETTQAAIQETRKIAELPTCNLPASDASNSMVTTEKVENGQEPVVKLETRQEVTPEPIKLKPKPPVHDNGPSKTGYVDFENGQWATDDIPDDLNSIHAAPGEFRAIMEMPSFYSHGLPRCSPYKKLAECQLKNPISGLLEYAQFASQTCEFNLIEQSGPPHEPRFKFQVVISGREFPPAEAGSKKVAKQDAAMKAMTILLEEAKAKDSGRSEESYYCSSKKESEKTAESQTTTPSATSFLSGKNPVTTLLECVHKLGSSCEFRLLSREGPAHDPKFQYCVAMGAHTFPTASAPSKKVAKQMAAEEAMKALQGEATSSTSSDDQPGSMNTESFDNLESVMPTKVRRISELVRYLNTNPVGGLLEYARSHGFAAEFKLVDQSGPPHEPKFVYQAKVGGRWFPAVCAHSKKQGKQEAADAALRVLIGEDEKAERMGFTEVTPVTGASLRRTMLLLSRSPEAQPKTLPLTGSTFHDQIAMLSHRCFNALTNSFQPSLLGRKILAAIIMKKDSEDLGVVVSLGTGNRCVKGDSLSLKGETVNDCHAEIISRRGFIRFLYSELMKYNPQTAKDSIFEPAKGGEKLQIKKTVSFHLYISTAPCGDGALFDKSCSDRAVESTDSRHYPVFENPKQGKLRTKVENGEGTIPVESSDIVPTWDGIRLGERLRTMSCSDKILRWNVLGLQGALLTHFLQPVYLKSVTLGYLFSQGHLTRAICCRVTRDGSAFEDGLRHPFIVNHPKVGRVSVYDSKRQSGKTKETSVNWCLADGYDLEILDGTRGTVDGPRNELSRVSKKNIFLLFKKLCSFRYRRDLLRLSYGEAKRAARDYEIAKNYFKKSLKDMGYGNWISKPQEEKNFYLCPV